One genomic window of Quercus lobata isolate SW786 chromosome 9, ValleyOak3.0 Primary Assembly, whole genome shotgun sequence includes the following:
- the LOC115961398 gene encoding MDIS1-interacting receptor like kinase 2-like translates to MDLSYNRFYGEISHNWGKCTQLTTLKIVGNNIFGRIPLEIGDLVQLQLLDLSSNHLVGEVPKEFRKLTYLSKLMLNGNKLYAGLPLELGSLINLEYLDLSTNKFGKEIPRNIGNLLKLYYLNTSNNKFILNIPVQMCELAHLSQLDLSLNSLEGEIPSQISNMQSLELLNVSHNNFSGFIPTTFEKMHGLSSVDISYNELEGPLPNSQAFHDAHIEALQDWEFSVLPYIKKLTSLCDGNISQQKEFLNEINALTEIRHRNIVKLNGFYSHSRFSIFIYEYLEKGNLASILSNDGGAKELDWNKRVNIIKEYEAHVSDFGTTKILNQNSSNWTSLAGTYGYFAPELTYTMKITEKCDMFSFGVLAIEVIKAIIKGEKQKTVVASDSRPLAIDK, encoded by the exons ATGGACCTGAGTTACAATAGATTTTATGGTGAAATCTCACACAACTGGGGCAAGTGCACACAACTAACCACTCTAAAGATTGTTGGGAACAATATTTTTGGTCGCATACCACTTGAAATTGGAGACTTAGTCCAACTCCAATTACTTGATCTTTCTTCTAACCACTTGGTTGGGGAGGTTCCAAAGGAATTTAGAAAGTTGACTTATTTGTCGAAGCTAATGTTGAATGGCAATAAACTTTATGCTGGTTTACCCTTGGAGCTTGGATCATTAATAAATCTTGAGTATCTAGATCTATCCACTAACAAGTTTGGTAAGGAAATCCCGAGAAATATAGGGAACCTTTTGAAACTATATTACTTGAATACGAGCAACAACAAGTTTATCCTAAATATTCCAGTCCAAATGTGTGAATTAGCTCATCTGTCCCAGCTAGATTTGAGCCTTAACTCACTCGAAGGAGAGATACCTTCACAAATTAGCAATATGCAGAGCTTGGAGTTGTTGAATGTATCCCACAATAACTTCTCAGGTTTCATTCCAACTACTTTTGAAAAGATGCATGGCTTGTCGTCTGTTGATATATCCTACAATGAGTTGGAGGGTCCTCTTCCCAATAGCCAAGCATTTCATGATGCTCACATTGAAGCATTACAAG atTGGGAATTCAGCGTACTTCCTTACATTAAGAAACTCACATCCTTGTGTGATGGTAATatttcacaacaaaaagagTTCTTAAATGAGATAAACGCATTAACAGAAATCCGACATcgaaatattgtgaaattgaaTGGCTTTTATTCACATTCACGTTTCTCAATTTTCATTTACGAGTACCTTGAAAAGGGTAACTTGGCCTCAATTTTGAGCAATGATGGAGGAGCTAAAGAATTGGACTGGAATAAGAGGGTGAATATAATCAAAG AGTACGAGGCTCATGTTTCAGACTTTGGCACAACTAAGATTCTTAATCAAAACTCATCCAATTGGACTTCACTTGCTGGCACATATGGATATTTTGCACCAG agCTTACTTATACAATGAAGATAACTGAGAAATGCGACATGTTTAGCTTTGGAGTTTTGGCTATTGAAGTGATCAAAG